Sequence from the Theropithecus gelada isolate Dixy chromosome 20, Tgel_1.0, whole genome shotgun sequence genome:
GATGCCACCTGGGCTCTTCCCCTCAGCCTCCACAGGGGAAGAACATTCTTGTGGGGGTTTTCCCTTCCAAATGCCTCAGGGCGATTCCAGTGTTCCCGCTAGTTCTTCCCTTCCCAGGCCAGAACACAAATCCTTCCCCCTCCCTGCCTGGCAAACACCTTCTTACCCTCAGGCCCAAGGCAATGGCCCACCTCCTCCCAGGCTGGATGGGGTCTCCTCCTCTCTGTTCCCCCAGCCCCTGAGCTTCCTGAGGACCAAGCTTGTGGCTTCTTGTCCTTATTCTCCCTCCTTGGTGTCTCTATGTTAGAGGACCGTCAGCATCTGCTGGGGCCTGGTCGCATTCACcctgctctgccactcactagccgtgtgaccctggacaagtaaCTTCTCTGGACCTGCGGTTTCTCCTCTCTACGATGAGAATACGGCAGAGTCCTTATCTTATGGGTTGTTACAGAATGAAGTGATATCTCACACACAACACACTTCCTACGGTCCCTGTTGCACGCTCAAGTACTCAACATGCAACGGATACGTCATCAGTAACAACTCCACGGGTTGACTGTGATGCTGCACAATTATTAAGCCTTGACTGCCGCAGAGTCGTAACCTGTCTGCACTTCCAACCAGTTTTCCACGCAAGCAGCATTCCCAAGTCCCGCTTTCACCCGCGGGCTAACGGCTCAGGTTCGAGTATACgacaggagggagggaagctGTGCACACGGCGGGGGCGCACGGCGTGGGCACCCGGTACACCGTGTCCTCCCGGTACACCGTGTCCTCCCGCTACACCGTGCCTCCCGGTACACCGTGTCCTGCCGCTGCACCCAGGTCCTTCCGCCCCGAGGCGTCCCCGGGGCGCACGTGGGCGGGCTTCAGGGAACTGACCTCCCGCGGTCCGTGTGCAGGCCGGGTGCGCCCGGCCCGGTGCGCGCAGCCGGGTGTTTAGCCGGGAGCCGCGAGTGACTCAGCGCGGGGCGTGTGCAGGCAGCGCCCGGCCGGGGCGGGGCTTTTGCACTCGTTCCGGCTCTTTTCAGCTATAAACACTGCTCGCAGCGCTCCGCTCCACCACGCCTCCTCCAAGTCCCAGCGAGCCCGCGTGCAACCTGTCCCGACTCCAGCCGCCTCTTCAACTCGCCATGGATCCCAACTGCTCCTGCGTCGCCGGTAAGGGGCTGGGGATGCCAAGTGTAGACTGTAGCGCTAGAGAAGCAATTTCTgacccctctttctttctctgatcACTCAATTTCAGGACAGGAGTTGCTCCTTCCCAAAGCGTTTTGGGGTATCTTTCAATCCATTCTAGGTTATTcggaacccttttttttttttaccgttAAGGAGATCTGAGTTAATGGCTTGCTCAAGTTCCCAGGAATCGGTTGTGGACAGAGGAACTCTGCCCCGGGCTCTTAGCACGCCGTCCCACGTTCAGGTATCCAGGGACCGTTATCACCTCTGTCTTTTCTCCTTGCAGGTGACTCCTGCACCTGCGCCGGCTCCTGCAAGTGCAAAGAGTGCAAATGCACCTCCTGCAAGAAAAGTAAGTGGGATTCTCTCTTTCCTCTAACCCCTCACTGTCCTCCCAGCCTGTCCCCTCTCCACCATCCTCAGGGGAATGAAAGCAGTCTGGGGATGCCCCATTACGCGGAAGTTGTTGCCTCCTCAGTGATCCTTATCAGGGAAAGCAGGAATCCTTATTCCCTGTGTCCCTAGTACTCATCTCTGCCgcctcctctctgcctccaggctgctgctcctgctgccctgtgggcTGTGCCAAGTGTGCCCAGGGCTGCATCTGCAAAGGGGCGTCGGACAAGTGCAACTGCTGCGCCTGATGCTGGGACAGCCCTGCTCCCAGATGTAAATAATGCGACCTCTACAAACCTGGATTTTTTAATGTACAACCCTGACCCTGATCGTTTGCTGCATTCCTTTTTCTATGAAATAATATGAATGATAATAAAACAGCTTTGACGTGATTCTGCCTCTGGTTTCCTTTATATGCCTTAAAAATAATGGACTGGGTTGAGCGATGGAACTGAGAGGGCTCTACCTGGGCTGTGGATGGAAATGTGAGCCGCTAAGAAAGAGTGCATTCTAGCAAGCCAGGCTACCGCACTGAGCTTCATCTTCTGTAAAACTGAATGGCGTTGTGCCAGATCGTATGGGGGCAGGAGGGACACATACGTGATCACTTTCAGTTTCATGTCAAATATGGCACAGAAACTTCTCCATTCCTCATTTTCACTTTCTGATTTCCCTGCCCAACTTCAGTTCTTCGTGGGATTTTAGACTTGAAAGTGACTACAGAGGGTGAAATCCAGCTCCCCAGTGGCTAGAATCTGACATCCGGTTTCCCAAACTCCCTGTGGTGAATGACcagttttgttttccattagTCACAGACCTAAGCTCTGgtaaaataatgagttaataagaaaatgaacGCTTAAAGGACACAAAATACAAAGGCCGTTTTTTAGATTCAACAGGAAATGTTCAACAAATATATGGAGAACACATTaacataggaaaaataaaagaatgatcaACACTACACATTTGTCCAAAGTTGTGTGTTGCATCCTGGTAACAGTTCTCAGACTAGCCCCAGTGTGTGGCTGGCACACCCTGAGCAGCACTGATCCAGACATCCCCACAAGGAACCATCAGGCTTGTCCTGCCCAGTGTCACTGACAGGACGCTTTCAGACCCCTGAGAGCTCCCCGTTTTGCCTTGGTTCTGAATCTTTGTAAGTTCCTCCCAAGGTCAGGCTGAAATTACTTCTCTCAAATTTCAGCCGTTGGCTACTTAAACCAGCAAAGTGGCTGGGGATGTGGAGGGAAATGCCCAGCATGTTCCCAGCAAGATGCAGTGTGTGTGATCATGGGTTGCAGATGAAGTTCTTCCTGTCTGCCCACGCAGGGGTGATGGCATTCAGCAGTTTAGAGGGTGTGGTGCCGCTCATTAGAAAGGAGTGAAGCTCTGAGTGACTTGTAATTAAAGCCAACGGTTAGGCCCCTGGCTATGTGGAGGGAATGTTATTTGAAGTTCAGTCAAAGAGGACGATGAGTCCCTTGGCCCAGGAATCAGGAGCACACTTGCCTGAAGGTGCTCTTTATAGAGAGAGTTTTAGAAGGCAGCCTGTGCCAAGGGCATGGGTTTTCATGTCAGGCAGTCCTAGTTCACAGCCCACTttaccacttactggctgtgtggcctgggtgagtcactcaacctctctgagcctcaatttcctcatctgtagaaaaaAGATGGTATCCCTATTTATGGATTAAGTGAGATCTTGGCCTGGCTCCTGGCTAGGGTTTAATAACCATTAGGATCACTCTGTTTACATGGACTTTgttggagacagaatctctcttGATAAGCTCTTGGGGAAAAACGGGTCTGGGAAGAATTAGTCTAGGTTGGAGGCTGGGGAGTGGAATGAAGTTTTCCTGACTGTGTACCCGGGGGAGGGTGGATGACTTCCTGCACAAAGCCCTCTGGGATTAAGATGCTGCCACAGCATTTGAACAAACGTAAGAACCATTCTCATTTTTCCTATCATTTGAACACCCCATGAGCCAGTGAAAGAGTGAACGTGCAGGGACGAAACTGATTATGTCATCTTCCAGAGTGGTTAagcaacctgcccaaggtcacacggctTAGAAGTCAGAGGCCGGAACTTTCACTATAGCTGGCCTCTCATCTTGGCTACAGTTGGCAGATCATGATGTCACTGGGCTCtaagccctgcctctcagagttCAGAGCTGGGTCAGCCCTTGGTCAGTTAGCCCATTTGTGTCCCTGGCTTGAGAGGTGGCATACTGAGGCCAAGAGAGGTCACAGAGCTATGCAGAGGGCATGACTGCCTGCTCAGCGCTCCTTCTACTGCTGCCTCACTACCAGATTTTCAGTGCCCTTGTTTTTCACAGAACATGGTGACACAGGGTGGTGGTTGAGGGCATTATGATGCAGTCAGCATGCATGGCTGCAAAACCTAGCTCTGTCACTTATACCTGAGTGACACAACCTCTCTGTGGCTCAGTCTCCTCCACTGTAAGATAGGCTGAATAATAGGGTCTGGCTGGTGACAgcaaatgagttaatacatgcaaAGAACTTAGAATGGCACTTGCCATGTATCAAGCAGACTACAATATTagctatgattttattttattttgttattttattttattttattttatttttttgagacaaagtcttaccctgtcaccctggctggagtgtagtggggtgatctcagctcactgcaacctgcacctcctgggctcaggtgattctccaatCTCATCCtgttgagtagctgtgactacaggcacatgccaccccgcctggctaatttttatatttttagtagcaatggggtttcatcatgttggccaggctggtcttgaacttctgggctcaagtgatccgctagcctcgggctcccaaagtgctgggattatagacatgagccactatgcacAACCTAgctataattttattatctttattcatAGCATAGGGACGTTTTTCTACCTCCAGATCAATAAGCCAGGCCTGCTGTTCCCAGCCATGTGACCTCTGCATTCCTCATCAACTACCTGAGCATGTTAACTGTGGTCCAGAGAGTCTTCAGTCTCCCCATGAAATTGTGATCACCACTGGATACAGAAAACCATGAGCAGGACAGTCCACGCCCTTGTGGCACATACAAATGGATGCCTGCCATATCTGCTACCACCTACATCACAATTTTACTTAACAATTCTCCTTTAAATGATTCATATTTTCCAACATGTATTTGTATTACTCATGGTTTCCCCCAAGACACAGAACCAATAAAATGTCCCTAGATTGATAGTgataaaaagaaagctttaagaAATTAGCTGATGTGATTGTGGGGATGGCTGGTCTAAAATTTGCAAGGCTGGCTGGCAGCATGGGAATTCTGTCAGAAGCTGATATTATAGTCTTTCGTCTGAAGGTGGTCTACAGGTAGAATTCCTTTCTCTTCCGGGGACCTCAGTCTCAGTTTTTCCtcttcaggccttcaactgattggatgaggcccacacACATTATGAtgagtaatctgctttactcaaaatgtattgatttattttattttttgcaacagagtctcgctctgtcacccaggccagagtgcagtggtgcggtatcagctcattgtaacctctgccttctggtttcaagcaattctcctgcctcagcctcccaaatagctgggatcacaggtatacaccaccacgctaatttttgtatttttcaaagagcagctaatttttgtgttttatttaacagattaagctgctaatttttgtatttttaatagagaaagggtttcaccatattatctaactcctggcctcaagtgatgcacccacctcagcctcccaaaatgctgagattacaggcatgagctactgcacccagccaaaacctACTGATTTAAATGGTAATCAGATCTAAAAAAACactttcacagcaacatctacATTAGAGTTTGACCAAGCAACTGGGTATGATAACCTAGCTAAGTTGACTCATAAAACTAACCATTGCAGTCCACCACTTGTTAATTTGGCAGACATAAACATCTCCTTAAACTATACTTAATGTTAAAACAAGGTCATACCTCCACCTAACGTGAGGCAACTGTCCTGTGTATGCCTGAAATTACACAAACTCTCTTCCCAAAACTGATTGCAAAATCCTTGAGGCATGTTCTTTGACATCCTATAACCTAAATAGTATGATATAAAGTTAGCAATACTTAAATATTGTGATGTAAGGTTAATACGTCCCCTGTTATATGACAATGGGATAAGAGacggaagaaaacaaaaatatttgccgcacatgcgcgcgcacacacacacacacacacacacagttataaCAACATAATGAAGAAATACCCATAACAATGACATTCCTCATTTCCATACCTGTAACTGGTCACATGGTCATAGCTGCTATTTATAGCTTCTTTCTTTTACAACCTAAAAGAGGTGTAAACCTCTTGTTTCAGCAAACACCTCAATCAATGGTGGTTCTTTACTTGGTGGGGTGACCTAAACCTTCATTCTGGAAGGGTCTGGGCCATGCATTCCTGTCCCAGTTGGGATGTTTCCACTGGCTTCAATCACAGGACATGGTAATAATAAGAGACACCCTAAGGGATCTCTTGTATTCCAGACATCCTCCTCCTTACCTCCATTGCAGAGATTGTGATTACAAAGAAGTAACCACAATCACCCTAGCCAGAATAGTGACTCctttctttgcctgtttttttttttttgttgctgttgttgttgtttcttttcttttcttttcttttctttctttctttctttttttttttttttttttttttttgagatggagtttcgctcttgttccctaggctgaagtgcaatggcgtgatctcagctcaccgcaacctccgcctcccaggttcaagcaattctcctgactcgcctcctgagtagctgggattataggcacgcgccaccacgcctggctaattttgtatttttagtagagatggggtttctccatgttggtcaggctggtctcaagctcctgacctcaggtgatccacccaccttggcctcccaaagtgctgggattacaggtgtaagccacagtgcccagcctctttGCCTGTTGATACAGAAGTCTGAGGACTCAGTGTGGCCTGGTGGGACTCAAAACTTCCAGTTTGATGGAATCACTGTGTCTCTCAAGGAAGCATTCCTCCTTTTGGAACTAATACCTTGAGACCAGCAAAGCATAAAGTCATGGGGACAGGAAATAGATATTTTGATTCTACAGATGAGCAAGATTTTTATAGGCTGACTCCTCTGTTTGCTCGTACGACCACCACGATCAACTAGCCAACACCACAGGTCTCTGTGAatcatattattctttttatttgagagagggtctcgctctgttgtccaaggctggagagcagtgtcatggcacactgcagcctcgacctccaaggctcaagtggtcctcccacctcagcccccaaagtagctacaactacaggcaggcaccaacacatccagctgatttttgtatgtttggaggggtagagacaggcttttgccatgttcgccaggctggtctcaaactcctaagctcaagtgatccacctgcctcagcctcccaaagtgctaggattataggcgtgagccattgctcctggccTGCAAGTCATACTATTCTGCTTTGACTGTGCCATCCATGACAACAACCAGGCCCATGCTGCCTTTGGCAATTAAGTGCTGTCCCTTGGCCCCTGCCATACTGGGACCAAATTATCGCCATTGCATTTAGGGTTCCCAATTCAGCGGCAGCAGTTTCCACTGAATTTCTACCTGCAAAAAAGAGTGACCACACAGCTCTTCCAGGGTGCTAGGGCGCccctcacaaatttatttctcatagttgtGGTGAAAGTGGTGTCCTCTGGGCACTCCCAGATTGAATGGGCAGGTAACACTTGATAAATCCCCTCTGACATCTGTTTTACTCCAAGACTACTGATTTAAACGTTAATCacatcttaaaaaataactttgcCGCAATATCCAGGATGGTGTTTGACCAAGGAACTGGACACTTTGCCTAGCctagttgacacataaaactaatcatcacatatatttaaatgaaagcaAAGTTTTCACCAGTGCTAAAATCAAGAATCAGTCTTACTTACAGACATAGATTACTCTAATGTGTATTTCgtgcatatacatatttaataaatttccCATCTCCATCGCTTTCCAAGCTGTCCAGGGTTGAGAGAGACGCTTCTCCttgattaaaacatttctttctttctttttcttttttttttgagacgcagtctcactctctcacccaggctacagtgcagtgtcgtgatctgggctcactgcaagctccccctcctgggttcatgccattctcctgcctcagcctcccgagtagctgggactataggtgccagccaccatgcctggctagttttttgtattttttttagtagagatggagtttcaccatgttagccaggatggtctcgatctcctgacctcgtgatccgcccacctcggcttccaaagtgctgggatttcaggcgtaagccaccgcgcccggcctgaagacATATCTTGgccaaaagaaatctttttttttttttttttttttgagacggagtctggctctgtcgcccaggcggtagtgcagtggccggatctcagctcactgcaagctccgcctcccgggttcacaccattctcctgcctcagcctcccgagtagctgggactacaggcgcccgccacctcgcccggctagttttttttgtattttttttttagtagagatggggtttcactgtgttagccaggatggtcttgatctcctgacctcgtgatccgcccatctcggcctcccaaagtgctgggattacaggcttgagccaccgcgcccggcccaaaagaaatctttatgttttctttcctcctcttgtgAAGCTGACTGGATTCAGGTAGCATGGCACCATTTCATAGAGCcataactttgggcaagttactaaggctctttgtgccttagtttttCCATTGGAAAAACGTGTTTAGAACAGTATTTCTCTTCTATTGTTCTTGAGAGGgttcaaaaaactaaaatgattaaACAGACTCACGCAGATTGTTGCGTAATAGGAAAATTGAAAggtaaatattcttatttaacaTAGATTCTGCATCCTCCGGGTCTGGAGTCACCTAAGCAGATCCCGCCCTTGGGGGCACTCCATATTTTCAGGACTACTCTCCTGGAGTTGGGTGGGCACGCTAGGCTTTGGAGGAGACCCTGCAGAATTTTGTGCAAAGGAGGCCCCAGACAAATGTGCCCATATAACTGCTCCGGCATGAGGAATGGAAGGGTGGGCTCGCCTCCACCCTGTTGCTGGGCTCAAGAGAAAGTGGCAGAAGGACCATGGTGGGGATAGTGACAGGCAGTGCTAGAGGGCAGGAGGGCAGAAAGCAAGGGTCACATCCACGACGGTTCTCTGCACACAACTCCCTCGCCGCGCTCGCCGGCTCAGGCCTATCCAGGGACGATGCTGGGGTTGCACACCGGCTCCAGGAAAGGCGAAATACCGCAgatggggtggtgggggtgggaatATTGCGACCACCAGAGGCTGGGTTCCCGGAACACTCGGGGACGGGGATGTCCAGCAACCACAAGGAAATGCGGAAAATGGAGAAGTTGCGGGGAGCAGGACAGCAGGGGCGCTGCGGACGACCGGGTGCACAGGCCTGAGCGAGCGAGCGAGCGCCAAACAAGACACCCACGGTGCACACCTTGCGCCCGGCCCGCCTGCTGCTCACAGTCCCGCCCTGTACCCACAGGAGGCCCAGACTCAGCGGGGCGGGTGCAAGCGCGGGGCGGGGCCTCTGCGTACGGTCCCATCTCCGCCTGCAGAGGGAGCAGCCGGCTACAGGCTCCAAAGCGCATTCCAGCTGCCTGACGGCCTCTTCGCCTCTCCGCTCCTCTCTTGGCTGGAAATGGACCCCAACTGCTCCCGCGCCACTAGTAAGGGAAGCCCGGCTCTGCACCTGGGAATGCCCAATTTCCAGCCACAGTACAGTGTCCCTGCGTTTGAGGAGGTCGCATTTTGAGCTCTGAGCAGAAGGGGACCCTTTACTTCGTCCAGTACTTTCTCCTTGGAATAGCTCCTGAGAGCATTGCGCTCCTCACTGTGCTTCTGTGTCACAGTTGAGTGTTCTGAGGCTCAAGGCTGCCCTGTTCCACGTCACCTGGTTGGTCAGGGGCTGCTGGCCAAGCCCCAATGCTCTGTCCAGGCTCTGAGCAAGCAGGGTGGGTGGGAGGCAGGAAACACTGCGTCTTTGAGATTCAGGACAGGAGGTTTTGGGCCCCAGTCCGAGTCTTCCTGGGTTGTGTGTGCATCTGGGACCTTCATGGTGGGGTAAAACAGGAGGGTGCTTGCCCTTCCCAGCATGAGTGGAGAGGACGTGGGGCTTGTCTCCCTCTGTCCTGAGTGGGAAAGGAGCTCTGAGGGCTGGCCCTGCACAGAGGATGGCGCACTGGAGACTCAATGAACCACTGCTGTACCTTCTGCGTCTCACTCACTGCTCACTGCCTTTATCTCTTCCTTCCAGGGGCCTCCTGCTCCTGTGCCAGCTCCTGCAAGTGCAAAGAGTGCAAATGCACCTCGTGCAAGAAGAGTGAGTGTGGGGCCATCTCCAGGAATCTGGCGCTGTGGCTAAACTTGGGAGGGAACCCAAGGCTGGCCTGGAGTGCACGCTTCTGGGGAACGCCTTTCTTTGCCCCTGTTGGCCATGTCATTCCCTCTCCAGGCTTTCTGCTCTGAGTTCGAATGCGGCAGGGCAGCCTATTTCTATTGAGACACAAACCCCAAAGGTACCACCTGTGGTCTCAGAACAGAGCTGTGCCAACCTAAAAAGACATCCTCCAGGTCTGGAGTCTGACCTCGAGCCAGGCCTGCTGTTGACACAGGGAGGTGCCTGATTGAGTCTGCTCTGACCTCTCACTCtccctttttgcccaggctgctgctcctgctgccccATGGGCTGTGCCAAGTGTGCCCAGGGCTGCATCTGCAAAGGGGCATTGGAGAAGTGCAGCTGCTGTGCCTGATGTGGGGACAGCTCTGCTCCCAGATGTAAATAGAGCAACCTGTAcaaacctggatttttttttttttttttttttttttttttttttttttttttttttNNNNNNNNNNNNNNNNNNNNNNNNNNNNNNNNNNNNNNNNNNNNNNNNNNNNNNNNNNNNNNNNNgtttttttttttttttttttttttttttttttttttttttttttttttttgagacggagtctcgctctgtcgcccgggctggagtgcagtggccggatctcagctcactgcaagctccgcctcccgggttcccgccattctcctgcctcagcctcccgagtagctgggactacaggcgcccgccacctcgcccggctaatttttttttttattttttagtagagatggggtttcaccgtgttagccaggatggtctcgatctcctgacctcgtgatccgcccgtctcggcctcccaaagtgctgggattacaggcttgagccaccgcgcccggcctttttttttttttttttttatacaacCCTGAGCCATTTGCTACATTCGTTTTtctattaaatatgtaaatgacAATAAAACAGTTTTGACTTGATTGTGACTCTCCTTTCCTTTGTGTGACTTCGAATTAATGGACCAGGGTTAGAGATTGAACCAGGAGTTGAGAGACCCGGGCTCTGGATGGAAATCTGAGTCGCTAACAATCTGAGTGCCTTCAGGCAAGCCAGGTTACCTCACTGAGCTTCATCTTCTAGAAAATGGAATTGCACTCTACCAGATCATAATGGGGGGACATCCATGATCACCTCTGGTCGTATCAAATGTGGCACAGAAACTTCTccatctctcatttttattttctgatttccctacccaatttcagtttcctcatcagatTTTAGGCTTCAAAGAGATGACAGGGGTGGAACCCAATTCCTCAGCTGCTTGATTCCCACACTGGGCTTCTCAGACTCCGTGGTGAAGGAACTTTTTACTACCTATGCTTCCCAGAcataaaccttttttaaaattttggtgtgTAAAACACTGatttcagaaaatacatttttaaaactttgttatttatacaaaaagagagagatttctcAAGAGGCTGATAGCAAAAGGCCATTGTGGATCAGAGCCTGATGAAACTAGCAATTTTAGCCtggcatagtcccagctacttgggaggctgaggtgagaagattagttgagcccgggaggcggaggttgccgtgagccaagatcgtgccactgcatttcagtctggGCGATGGAatgaggctctatctcaaaaaaaaaaagtaaaataaaaataaactaacaatGTTTCAAAAATCTggttacaaagaagaaaagggaagccaTCCCAAGGCTGGGATGTTGCTACCTGCTCCCCAACTCCTGACCGCAGACACTAAGTGACAATGAGGCTGGGGAAGGCTGCATGGCCTGAGCCTTGGTGCTCCAGATTGACACTTGCTTCAAAATCTTGGCTTTGGCAAAAACCATGGCAAGTTGATGAGTAAACTGTCCTGCTGAGCGGTGTGGTGGAGGATGCTTCCTCTTAGGTGGGaagataaatataattatgtCAATTAcggagaaaatgaaatcaaacacaaaatacaaaacacaatttttcacatttaacaggaaagaattcaataaatgcataaagaagtaacagaaaaattggccaggcacagtgtcttgtgcctgtaatcccagcactttgagaggctgatgcaggcggatcaccagaggtcaggatcttgagaccagcctggacaacacggtgaaaccccgtctctactaaaaatacaaaaattagctgggcttggcggcaggaacctgtaatcccagctactcaggaggctgggacaggagaatcgcttggacctgggaggtggagtttgcaatgaaccgagaccctgccactgcactccagcctgggtgatagaacaagactccatctcaaaaaaaaaaaaaaaaaaaaagtaacagaaaacttGAAGATTTACAAACTCTGCACATATGTTCATGAGTGATGTACACTATAGACTAGAAACGATGGACTGGTGCCATTGTGTGAACCACACACTTTCATCCGCACTGGCCATGACAACCTCACAAGGATACCATCAGCTGggctgagggcagtggctcaagcctgtaaccctagcagtttgggagggtgaggccagcagattgcttgacctcaggagttcgagaccagccgtgGCACACAGCGAaacttgtctctacaacaaatgcAAAGTGTAATTGggcttggtgatgtgtgcctgtactcccagttactcgggTGGGGGGTGAGAGAGGGTGGGTAAGGTgagcggatcgcttgagcccaggaggtgaacgTTGCCATGAGCAGAGAtcttgacactgcactccagcctggttaatacagcaagactctgtctcaaaaagagagagagagagagaaagaaaaagagaattagcCTGCCCAGAGTCACAGGACACTTGCTGACACCTGAGAGTTCCCTGTTGTGACTTGGCTCTGAATCTTTGAAAGTTCTGCCCAAGCTCAAGCTGAATTTTCCCTTTCAAATTTCAGCCCTTGACTATGTCAATCCATCAAAGTGACTGGGGTTGTGGAGGGAAGAGCCGAGCATTTTCCAAGCACGATGCAGTGTGTGTAATCATGGGTTGCAGATGTTCCCGTTTGCCCACGCAGGAGTGATAGCAGATCCCGCAGTTTGGGGAGTGTGGGGAGTGTTCATTAGGAAAGAGTGAGGCCCTAGCTGACTTGTAATTAAAACCAGTGATTAGTCCCCCCTGGCTATGTG
This genomic interval carries:
- the LOC112614625 gene encoding metallothionein-2; translation: MDPNCSCVAGDSCTCAGSCKCKECKCTSCKKSCCSCCPVGCAKCAQGCICKGASDKCNCCA
- the LOC112614635 gene encoding metallothionein-1L-like, with protein sequence MDPNCSRATRASCSCASSCKCKECKCTSCKKSCCSCCPMGCAKCAQGCICKGALEKCSCCA